A genomic window from Solanum dulcamara chromosome 11, daSolDulc1.2, whole genome shotgun sequence includes:
- the LOC129875294 gene encoding uncharacterized protein LOC129875294, with translation MVADQWKKRLRAVSNIDCPLDSYGLKKKKKQGLARYNLKLRSNVSLVWDDKKRCVLAKKEQIGISQRELTPFLDFLSHHHSILADVFTLPHETFELKNLSEVLSHKVWQANLSEDERGFLTQFLPEGSGPDDIVYKLLGEENFHFGNPFLKWGQRICSGSFHPDNVMHQEQLFKANKKAYYMELQNYHDNMIGKLQLWKESLESCKDSEEEMVERILRKGFTEGTYGSSPDGPKMAARSRKGEKLNKRNIQHSDGAKYMSYIKVSREHYQRVKNSMKHNSNSIQPRSLSNVLGDVENLHVQPFEFYEEEERQKLHDHWLQLANRDVPAGFAKWIKRRSQELQVRISLGQELEQKLNVQIKGKEKMSSDGIFPELTDSKDAEERTSSDGIFAEQTDNKEAEVALSMEVEADQQEDNEKSDRLIEKQMEREIVNNEVSLQSEVDQHESMEESDGLIEKQMEREILNNELPLQSEVDQHEGEEKSDRLIEKQMEREILNNELLLQSEVDQHEGKEKSDGLIKKQMDREILNNELPIKPEVDQHEGKEESDGLIEKQMEREILNNELTIQSEDQEGGGESASLFDERTPDSTANTDYDDESLPVSLNQDLGHVSLDESNQLGHFKLDSNENNIIQQADEVSPTVSEYPEGLNSVDVPVDQGDPLASTGDGWSAISIAASYGCATPISHEYPSAEELSLGHPQITAEPATSLINLEAVPTEKDSGRHMLPREPSAVSLFGSYPQNRNEIVHPFFKDPDSSSYNREQRQSPLDFQPSTNLMVQPGQYSGHFREQLHVQLPIELRHKGLNDLLMHQNFQGNLYPDGGRYSFPRHEQLNVGMQDWAVNSVHVSAASQTHLSNGDLLSQNWFSGENHARGGWSTLGGVGCPSQSIGSVNNSDQSLYTVLSECNTLHQSGSYNPSGSRERLIPSRNYGEIGVGIPTRSNASQQQAVSLGYMGSQESPGGLKPNGLGWTSISTQNPGLHDSMGKPFLRPWNP, from the exons ATGGTGGCTGATCAGTGGAAGAAACGTCTACGTGCTGTCAGCAATATTGACTGTCCTTTGGACTCCTAtggattgaagaagaagaagaaacaggGATTAGCAAGATATAATTTGAAGTTAAGATCCAATGTTTCTCTGGTTTGGGATGACAAAAAAAGGTGTGTTCTTGCCAAGAAGGAGCAAATTGGCATTTCACAGAGAGAATTGACTCCCTTTTTGGATTTTCTCTCACATCACCATAGCATATTGGCTGATGTTTTTACTCTACCTCACGAAACTTTTGAACTCAAAAATTTAAGTGAGGTCCTCTCGCACAAG GTTTGGCAGGCGAACTTGTCAGAAGATGAGAGAGGATTTCTTACGCAATTTTTGCCGGAAGGGTCAGGACCAGATGATATTGTGTATAAATTACTGGGggaggaaaattttcacttcggAAATCCTTTTCTTAAGTG GGGTCAGAGGATTTGTTCTGGTAGCTTTCATCCTGATAACGTTATGCACCAGGAGCAGCTTTTCAAGGCTAACAAGAAGGCATATTACATGGAATTACAAAATTACCATGACAA TATGATTGGGAAGTTGCAGTTATGGAAGGAAAGTTTGGAGAGCTGTAAAGACTCGGAGGAGGAAATGGTGGAGAGAATATTGAG AAAGGGCTTCACAGAAGGCACATATGGCAGTTCACCTGATGGACCTAAGATGGCTGCAAGGTCCAGGAAAGGGGAAAAGCTAAACAAGCGCAATATCCAACACAGCGATGGTGCCAAATACATGTCTTATATTAAG GTCAGTCGAGAACACTATCAACGTGTTAAGAACAGCATGAAGCATAATAGTAATAGCATTCAACCCAGGTCTCTGAGCAATGTCTTAGGTGATGTGGAAAATCTCCATGTACAGccatttgaattttatgaggAAGAAGAACGTCAAAAATTACATGACCACTG GCTGCAGCTGGCTAATAGGGATGTCCCTgctggttttgcaaaatggataAAGAGACGTTCACAAGAATTGCAAGTGAGAATATCATTAGGTCAAGAACTGGAACAAAAACTTAATGTCCAAATTAAG GGTAAAGAGAAAatgagttctgatgggatcttTCCAGAACTAACTGATAGTAAAGATGCAGAAGAGAGAACTAGCTCTGATGGGATCTTTGCAGAACAAACTGATAATAAAGAGGCAGAAGTTGCACTCTCAATGGAAGTAGAG GCTGACCAGCAGGAGGACAATGAAAAATCTGATCGGTTGATAGAGAAGCAAATGGAAAGAGAAATAGTAAATAATGAGGTTTCTCTGCAGTCAGAG GTGGATCAGCATGAGAGCATGGAAGAATCTGATGGGTTGATTGAGAAACAAATGGAAAGAGAAATACTAAATAATGAGCTTCCTCTACAGTCAGAG GTTGATCAGCATGAGGGTGAGGAAAAATCTGATCGGTTGATCGAGAAGCAAATGGAAAGAGAAATACTAAATAATGAGCTTCTTCTACAGTCGGAg GTTGATCAGCATGAGGGCAAGGAAAAATCTGATGGGTTGATCAAGAAGCAAATGGATAGAGAAATTCTAAATAATGAGCTTCCTATAAAGCCAGAG GTTGATCAGCATGAGGGCAAGGAAGAATCTGATGGGTTGATCGAGAAGCAAATGGAAAGAGAAATACTAAATAATGAGCTTACTATACAGTCAGAG GATCAGGAGGGAGGAGGAGAGTCTGCAAGCTTATTTGATGAACGGACTCCTGATAGCACAGCTAACACTGATTATGATGATGAGTCTCTCCCTGTCTCACTCAATCAGGATCTTGGTCATGTTTCACTTGATGAGAGCAATCAGTTAGGTCACTTTAAGCTGGATTCTAATGAGAACAATATAATCCAGCAGGCAGACGAAGTTTCCCCAACTGTATCAGAGTATCCAGAAGGGTTGAATAGTGTGGATGTTCCTGTTGATCAAGGGGATCCTCTTGCTTCTACTGGTGATGGTTGGTCAGCAATTAGCATAGCTGCCTCTTATGGGTGTGCCACTCCCATAAGTCATGAATATCCTTCTGCTGAGGAGTTGTCACTTGGGCATCCTCAAATTACCGCAGAGCCAGCCACTAGTCTTATTAATCTGGAAGCTGTCCCGACAGAAAAGGATTCTGGGAGGCATATGTTGCCCAGAGAACCCAGTGCTGTTTCTCTTTTTGGTTCATACCCTCAGAACAGGAATGAAATAGTCCACCCGTTTTTCAAGGATCCAGATAGTTCATCTTACAATCGTGAGCAGAGACAGTCTCCACTGGACTTCCAACCATCAACCAATCTGATGGTGCAGCCAGGTCAATATTCTGGTCATTTTAGGGAGCAGCTTCATGTGCAGTTACCAATTGAGCTACGGCACAAGGGGCTGAATGATCTCCTCATGCATCAGAACTTTCAGGGGAATCTATACCCAGATGGAGGTCGATATTCTTTCCCTAGGCATGAACAGTTGAATGTTGGCATGCAAGATTGGGCTGTCAATTCTGTTCATGTGTCAGCAGCGTCTCAAACTCATCTAAGCAATGGAGACTTGCTAAGTCAGAATTGGTTCTCTGGAGAGAATCATGCCCGTGGGGGCTGGTCTACTTTAGGAGGTGTTGGCTGTCCATCTCAGAGCATTGGAAGCGTAAACAACTCAGATCAAAGCTTGTACACTGTTTTATCTGAGTGTAACACACTGCATCAGAGTGGCTCTTATAATCCATCAGGCTCAAGAGAACGGTTGATCCCTTCCAGGAACTATGGTGAGATAGGCGTGGGAATTCCCACGAGGAGCAATGCCTCACAGCAACAAGCTGTTTCCCTTGGTTACATGGGTAGCCAGGAAAGTCCTGGGGGCCTTAAACCAAATGGTCTTGGATGGACGAGCATCTCTACTCAGAATCCAGGGTTACATGATTCGATGGGCAAACCATTCTTGAGGCCCTGGAATCCATAG